Proteins from one Dysgonomonas sp. HDW5A genomic window:
- the araD gene encoding L-ribulose-5-phosphate 4-epimerase, which translates to MLETLKKEVFEANLDLVKHGLVLFTWGNVSAIDQNSQLVVIKPSGVSYDVMTADDMVVVDLDGNVIEGKLKPSSDTATHLVLYRAFPAIGGIVHTHSTYATAWAQAGCDIPNIGTTHADYFKDAIPCTRQMTSDEIENKYELETGNVIVERFKDLNAEYTPGVLVNNHGPFSWGKNAHNAVHNAVVLEQVAKMASISFAVNPQLKMNDDLIKKHFFRKHGPDAYYGQ; encoded by the coding sequence ATGTTAGAAACATTAAAGAAAGAAGTTTTTGAAGCTAACCTTGATCTGGTAAAGCACGGATTGGTACTATTTACCTGGGGAAACGTCAGTGCAATAGACCAAAATTCTCAATTGGTAGTCATTAAACCATCGGGAGTATCATACGATGTAATGACAGCCGACGATATGGTGGTGGTAGATTTGGATGGTAATGTGATCGAAGGAAAGCTGAAACCATCTTCAGACACCGCTACACATCTTGTTTTATACAGAGCATTTCCTGCAATCGGAGGAATAGTTCATACCCATTCTACCTATGCTACAGCTTGGGCACAAGCCGGTTGCGATATTCCTAATATTGGAACTACGCATGCCGATTACTTTAAGGATGCCATACCATGCACCCGACAAATGACCTCTGACGAAATCGAAAATAAATACGAACTGGAAACAGGTAATGTAATTGTAGAACGCTTCAAAGATTTAAATGCAGAATATACTCCCGGAGTTTTAGTAAATAATCACGGACCATTTTCGTGGGGAAAGAATGCACATAATGCGGTACATAATGCTGTTGTATTGGAGCAGGTTGCTAAGATGGCATCCATATCATTCGCTGTAAATCCACAATTGAAAATGAATGATGACCTTATCAAGAAACATTTTTTCAGAAAACACGGACCCGATGCTTATTACGGTCAATAA
- a CDS encoding NUDIX domain-containing protein encodes MTSLFYKDQEKFYVSVDCLILGFKNDKLYLLISKRKFEPLKGQDSLMGGFVRSNESLSQTVSRVVFEYTGIQDVFMEQVGAYGEIGRDIGERVVSLAYYALIDIQSFDEQLCKVHNARWQELDKVGNLIFDHNQILNDTIEILRNKAATKPLGFNLLPEKFTLPQLQSLYEAIYQTELDKRNFRKKILEMNILEKQEDKDKSSSKRGAYYYKFNKEKYDQLLQKGYFFSL; translated from the coding sequence ATGACTTCACTATTTTATAAAGATCAGGAAAAATTCTATGTGTCTGTTGACTGTCTTATTCTCGGATTTAAGAATGATAAGCTGTATCTTCTCATCTCAAAGCGTAAATTTGAGCCATTAAAAGGACAAGATTCTTTGATGGGAGGATTCGTACGATCCAATGAGAGCCTTTCCCAGACTGTTTCGCGCGTAGTATTTGAATATACGGGCATTCAGGATGTTTTTATGGAGCAGGTTGGAGCATACGGTGAAATTGGTCGTGACATTGGCGAGCGTGTGGTATCTCTGGCTTATTATGCATTGATCGACATACAATCTTTTGACGAACAGTTGTGTAAGGTGCATAATGCACGTTGGCAGGAGTTAGATAAAGTTGGTAATCTGATATTTGACCATAATCAAATACTCAATGATACAATTGAAATCCTAAGAAATAAAGCAGCTACCAAACCACTCGGATTTAATCTGTTGCCAGAGAAATTTACACTACCTCAACTGCAAAGTCTGTATGAAGCAATTTATCAGACGGAACTGGATAAACGCAATTTCAGAAAGAAGATTCTGGAGATGAATATTCTTGAAAAACAGGAAGATAAAGATAAATCCAGTTCGAAAAGAGGAGCTTATTATTATAAGTTTAATAAAGAGAAATACGATCAATTACTTCAAAAGGGCTATTTTTTCTCCCTCTGA